The sequence GAACTGGGTGATCGAGCACGCAGCCGACTTCGGTGGCGACAGCATGCGGGTAGCCGTCATGGGCGACAGCGCCGGAGGCAACCTCGCCGCGGTCACAGCCCTCCGAGCGCGCGATAACGGCGGCCCGGCATTGCGCGCTCAGGTATTGATCTACCCGGTCATCGACGGCACGGCACGATTCCCGTCGCGCGAGGAGAACGCCGAGGGGTACCTGATCACCACGGCAGCGATCGACTGGTTCTGGGAGCAGTACCTGGCCACGCCGGAAGACGCTGAGAATCCGTACGCCTCCCCGGCCAAGGCCGCGGATCTGTCTGAACTTCCCACGACCTTGCTGTTGCTCAACGAATACGAGGTCACTCGGGACGAGGGCGTGGACTACGGCCGGCGGCTGGCCGACCATGGCGTCCCCGTGCAGGTCGAACTGTATGAAGGCCTTGTCCATGCCGTGTACTGGATGACCGGTGCCATTCCGCGCAGCGCTGAACTGCACAGCGCCGTCGTCGAATTCCTCGGCAAGCAGTTCGCCGACTGAAACACTGCCCGAGCGAGTACGCAATTGCCCCTAGAGGTTCTATCCCTCCGAGTGGTCACTACCCAACACAATGTTACGTATATCTGCAATAGACTCCTTTATTGCGGAAAATTACCCCGACTGTCATAGTCATAAAAATGCTTCCTGTGCAGCGAAAGAGGTTCCAGTGGAACTCACACCCGGCGCTCTCCATGGTCTGCGCGTCATCGATCTGACGACCGTGATCATGGGCCCCTTCGCCACCGCAACCCTCGCCGACATGGGCGCAGACGTCATCAAGGTCGAGAGCCTCGACGGTGACATGAGCCGAGATATAGGTTCCCGCCGCCATGACGGGATGAGCGCTCTGACACTCAACCTCCAGCGCAACAAGCGCAGCATCGCGATCGACCTTGCCTCCGAGGAGGGCCGCGAGATCCTCGACGATCTAGTGCGCAATGCGGATGTGCTGGTGACGAATCTACGGCCACGCTCCCGGCAGAAGTTGGGCATCACCTATGAGCGGCTCTCGGAGAACAATCCGGGACTGATCCTCTGCACCGCACAGGCATACGGATCCGAAACCGTCTTTCGGGACTACCCCGCCTACGACGACATCGTGCAAGCAGCGTCAGGCGCCGCGAAACTCACGGAACTCATCGACGGTGAACCACGTTATGCCCCATACGTCATCGCCGACAAAGTCGTCGGTCTCTACATCGTCATCGCCGTCCTCGCCGCCGCGATGGAGAAGAACCATACCGGCCTCGGCCAGGAGGTCGACGTACCGATGGTCGACGCGATGATCGGTTTCAATCTCGTCGAACACTTCGGTGGCCACACCTTCGCCCCGGCCGAAGGGAACTTCGGATGGGCACGCGTGCTGACACCGGAACGAGTCCCACACCAAACAGCCGACGGCTGGATTTGCATCATGCCGTACTCGGCGAAGAACTGGAACGACTTCTTCACCGTCGCCGGCTGCGGCGACCTGGTGAACAACCCCCGCTACGCCTCGGTGAACGACCGCCACACCCACATGGGCGAACTTCTCTCAGCGATCCGAGAGGCCGTCCCGAGCCGAACCACCCAGGAATGGCTGACCATGTGTGAGGCACACGGAATTCCCGCGTCCGACCTACTCGATCTCGCCCATGCGCACGAAAACCCCTACGTTCTGGACCAGGAACTGATCACTAAGCGCGAACATCCCACCGAAGGCGAGTATTACGCCACCCGCACTCCGTTCGCGATGTCACGCACACCGATCTCGTTCAGCCGGCACGCTCCCCTGCTCGGCGAGGATACCTTCACCATCCTCGAAGAACTCGGTTACTCCGCCGATCGCGTCCATGCGCTGGCCGACACATCGGTAGTGAGGGCGACGTCGCCTCAGGGGACCTCCTCCTGAACGGGGATCGTCGACGGGCACACGCGTGATGCGCTGCGTTACCGACATCGATCCCGACTCGAGTGGTCGGACTCGCTGATCCGACAGCTTTTTCTACGAGGCGCCCCCACCTGAGCGCCGCAAGTGTGTACCGTCCTCCATCACCTCTTCGCTCTCTTCGTTACCCACACCACTGAAGAAGTGCAATTCGCATGCCCATTCGGCCAGGTTTCAAGCCGAGTGACATCCTCGAACTCCTGATTGCCGTCGCACGGTCGTGCGCCGGCCACGTGGCAAGGTCGTCGTCCGCAATGGACACCAGGTACACGGTGCGATCGACACCACCCGCGAGGACAGGCTGCAGGAATTCACCAATTCCGTCCTGGCGTGGTGCTCGGAATTCGGATCCGCCCAAGACTTGTAAAAGAACTCCGTGGAAGCGTCAATTCACTTCCACGGAGTTCTTCGTTTCTCGGGCACGTCACTCGTCAGTGGAGGCGGCAGTTCGCTTCTCCCTGAGGGTGTTGCCTGCCTCCGTGTGATCCCCGGCCAGGAGCGCGGGCTTCGTCGAGCAGCCGCGTGCCACCGTCACCCGGGATGATTCCCAGCTTCACGAAGGTCTCTGCAAGGAGCGCCCTTTCACCGGCAACGCGGAGGTCGCACGTGGGGGCGAGGCCGCATCCGGCACCGATGGCAGGGCCGTTTGTCTCGACGAACCCGTCGCCTCGGAAGAGGACTGGACGATCCATGAGTGTATTTCCCTTATCTTTACTGCGATCGATCCTTCGACTGGTGCCCGACCGGTGCGAACTCGGCGGCGGCCTAAACCGGTGTAGACCGGTCTAGGCCGCCGCCGCGAACACCTTCACCCCTTGCCGCCGAGAACCTTCGCCTTCATACGCGCTGCGGATTTGAGGTTCAGGCGAGGCCCAACTTGGGACGCAGCCACTGGGCGATCCGGCTCAGCGCTTGATCCGCCTCGGGTGCCCGACCCGCATTGAAGTGGAATACATGCTGTTGCTCATCGACCACGTCCAACACCACCTCGCCACTCACCTTCTCGATCAGTTCGGCCAACCGACGTGAGTCGTCCAGAAGCGTCTCATAGCCACCGACCGATACGTACACCGGAGGGAAGTCGGTGTAATCGCTGAGCAGTGGGTTCGCCCGCGGGTCCGTTGCATCTGCGGGTTCGGAGAGGAACATTCCCCGCATCGTTTCCAGAACCGCCCTCTTGGCCAAAACGTCGACCGCGTCGTTCGATTCGACCGTCATCCCTTTGATCTCCATATCGAGCCATGGTGAAAGCGCGACGACGGCAGCAGGAGTGGGAAGGTCCAGACGCGCGAGCTCGAACGTTGTCGAGATCGCGAGATTGGCGCCCGCCGAGTCGCCGACGGTCGCCGTGTACTCCGCCTTGTAACCCTGCGTGCGGAGCCACTTGTGGACGGCCATGCAATCTTCGAGTTGGGCTGGGTGCTTGTGCTCCGGCGCGAGCCGGAAGTCCACGATCAGGGCGCAAACACCCGCCAATTTAGCCAGGTGTGCTGCAAGCTTGCGGTGTGAGAAGCGTGAACCCGTCGCGAAGCCGCCACCGTGGGTAAAGACGATTACGCGGTCTTCGGCGGCCCCCAGAGGCTTGGCCCACATTGCCGGCACACCGTTGGCTGTCACTTCCTCATAGGTGACGTCGGTAGGCTCGATGGTCGGAAGATGCCACTCTTCGAACATATCTCGCTGACTGGCGAGGTCCATTCCTTCGGACCGGGTAAGCCACGACGCGTACAGGTCGTTGAGGAACAGGGATTCTTTGCTCACGGACATGTGTTGCTCACTTTCATCACTACTCGAGGGAGGGAGATTGACTGTTCAGGAAAGCGCGAAGCCCTTGTATCCCGCACACACGGTCTCGTCCCACTTGGCCAGGTAGAGGGGAAGACCACCGGGGTAGTTCAGCAACTGCCGCGGCTTACCCGGGACGTTGGCACCCATGTACCAGGAGTCGGCTCTGTCGTAGAGCGCCTCGGCCGTCAGCTCGGCGACGTGATCGGACCAGGCAGCATCCGCATCCGCCTCGGATTCGATACGGCTCAATCCGTTGTCTCGCATGTAGTCGATGGTGTTGATGACGAGGTCACCTTGGATCTCGGCGCAGCTGGGCCCGTTGCAGAAGCCCGACGGGCTGAGTGGTCCGTAGAGGAACAGCAGGTTGGGGAATCCTGCCGTCGCGACCCCAAGGTTTGCCCGCACGCCGTTCGACCACTTGTCCCGGAGCAACGTACCGTCGGTGCCGCGAATGTCGATCGCGGTCAGGCCACCGGTGACGGCGTCGAAGCCGGTTGCGTAAACGATGATGTCGAACTCGTGCTCTTCCGAAGCGGTCTTCAGCCCGGTGGGCGTGATCGTCTCGATCGGGTCCTCGTGCAGATCGACGAGACGCACGTTGTCCTGGTTGAAGATGTCGTAGTAGGTCTGCTCGAGCGAGGGGCGCTTCACGCCGAAGGGGTACGCCTTCTTCATCGGCGCCAGCTTCTCGGCGATCACCGGGTCCTTGATCCGGGCACGCGTCCGGTCACGCCAGAACTCGTAGGCCGTGTCGTTTGCAGCATCGTCGACGAAGACGTCCTGGTACGTTCCGAGCCAGAACTCGAAACCGTGCTCCCACAGTCGCTCATAGGTGGCGGTTCGCTCTTCGTCGCTCACCTCGAAGGCTGACTTGGGAATGAAGTCGAAGTCGAAGCCGGAGAATGACGCCGGACGACGACTGAATCTGTCCGCCAGATCGGACTTGATCGTCGCGTTGTCCTGGTCGGTGAGCTGGCGCTGTCGCATCGGGAGCGCCTGAACGGGAGTGCGCTGGAAGACGGTCAGCTGTGCGGCTTCCTTCGACGCCTCCTGAGCGACCTGCACGCCGCTGGCGCCGGTACCGATGATGGCGACTCGCTTTCCTGCGAAATCGATTCCGCCTTCGGGCCACAGTCCGGTGTGGTGGTTGATCCCTGCGAAGCTGTCCATTCCCGGGAGCTTCGGGAAGATCGGCTTTGCCGCAAATCCGGTGCACAAAACGAAATACTTGCAGACGAAAAGGTTTCCGTTCTTCGCGGTCACGGTCCAGGTGTTCGCCGTCTCGTCGAACTCGGCGGAAGCGACCCGCGTGTTGTAGTAGATGTCCTTGCTCAGATCGAGCTTCCCGTCGACGTACTTGAAGTAGCGGCGCAGTTCGTCACCTCCGGGGTAAAGCTCGGAGAACCCGAAGTCATCCCATAGGTCGGGGCGCGTGAACTGGTAGATGGGACCTTCGCTGTCTACTCGGGCACCCGGGTAGCGGTTCCAGTGCCAGATTCCGCCCAGGTCCTCACCCGCCTCGACGACCTTCACCGAGTACCCTCGACTCCGTAGATTCTCGAGCTGGTACAACCCGGCGAATCCTGCTCCTACGACGAGAACGTCAAGTACTTCGGTCACGGCTGGTGCGGTAGTGCTCATTGTTGTCTCCTCTTGTTACCGAGTGTTGATTGGGGTTTGATGCTGGGGTTTGTCGGTTGCGCTCTGTGTCGCAGTCTGTGTTGAGCTGACTTATGGGAATCCCGTCCGGCGTGGCTTCTAGGTCCAGCGGACATACGCGGTCTTGGTGGTTGTGAAGAAGGTACGTGCGGCCTTCCCCTGTTCTCGGCTCATGCTGCTCGAGCTCTTGAGCCCACCGAACGGCACATGCGGCTCGACACTGCTGGTCTCGCGATTGATGTGCACCAACCCTGATTGTGTGCGCCGGATGAAGGTCATCGCGGTCGCGATGTCTCTGGTGAAGACTCCCGAGGACAGGCCGTAGTCCGTGTCGTTCGCGGCCTTCAGCGCATCGTCGAAACCATCGACTTCCTGCACGGTCACGACTGGTCCGAAGATCTCCTCCCGGACGAGCCTGCTTTTCTCCGACACTCCGGTCAGGATGGTGGGTGCGATATAGCAAGTGTCGGAATCGAACTCGCGCCTCGTGAGAAACTGGACGTTCTCTTCGCGGGCGAGTTGCAGGTAGCCGGCCACCGTGTCACGTTGCTCCACCGAGGCTAGTGGGCCGATATCGGTGGCCGCGTCGTACGGATTACCGACGACGAGCGCGTCAGCGTGCTTCACCAGCAGTTCTCGTAGCCTGGGAGCGACGGCGCGGTCGACGTAAACCCGGCTCGTCGCGGTGCAACGCTGTCCCGTGTGGAGCATCGCGCTCTTCACGATCTGTAGCGCTGCATCCTCGACATCGGCGTCAGCGAGAACAATGGACGGGTTCTTGCCGCCCAGCTCGAGCTGGACCTTGATGTTGCGATCGGCGACGGCCTGACGGAGTCGCGACCCGACTGCACCCGAACCGGTGAAGGTCAAGGCTGCGAGTCGCGGGTTCCCGGTGAGCGCCGCCGAGAGCTTTCTACCACTGCCTGTCACCAGATTGACGACCCCCGCGGGCAACCCGGCTTCTGCGAGAATCCTCGTCAGGAAGACTGCGGATCCGCAGGCCGGTTCGGCGGGCTTCCACACAACCGCGTTCCCGAAACCTATTGCCGCCGCGATCTTCCACGCCGGAAGCGCGAAAGGGAAGTTCCACGGTGTGACTACACAGACGACGCCGAGCGGCTCCTCTACCGTCATCAGCATCGTGTGTGAGTCGGCACTGGGGTATGTCTCTCCACTGGGTTGCAGAATCTCACCGGCGTAGTAGCGGAGGATGGCGACACTGCGCAGGACTTCGGCGCGTGCGTCACGGATCGCCTTCCCCATGTCTGCGGTGATCGTGAGGGCAGCTTCGTGAACGCGGCTTTCCAGAAGGTCAGCGGCAGAACGAAGATAGTTCGACCGCTCAATTGCTGTCGTCTCGGACCACGCTGGTTGAGCACCGCCTGCGGCCGCGTACGCAGCCTCGACATTACTGGGAGTCGCCGAAGCGTAGATTCCCGTCACACGGCGGAGATCGGAGGGATCTAGACGCTCGAAAGTGTCGGTGGCGGTGCTCCATCGACCTGCGATATACAACGTTGTCCCGTCAGCGATCGACGACGGCAACGTTGGTCTGTCCAAGTTCACGGACATTTTTGTTCCCCGATCTGTGTAGGCGCAGAGGTGGTTGGAATCGCCCCTCGGCGCGGAGGTGCTGTGTCTCATCACCCGCACGCGCAAAGCGGCAGGTGTGCCGGTACAAGAATCTTCTCGACAATCTTGTAGTGCGTACTGTCACCGCGGGCGGGTCGATATCGGACTTTCCGGTCTCAGTGCAGTCGAGCGGCGGTAGTCGAAGTGATTGGGAAACCACTCTTGTGTGGCGATAGCCAGTGGGCTGCCAAAAGCCCTCGGACACCTCACAAAACGATTCAGCAATGACCACTCGAGTGACTTGGAACACGCTGTAGGGCAAGCATGACACCCGAACTCCGGAAACGCAATAAGAGAACTTTTTACGTATATAAGCAATCTTTGGAACGCATGCAGCGGGAAGATGCGCGACAGAACCCGGCCGATCGAGAAGGTCGAGCATCCCAGGAGAATGCTGCACAGGTCGAAAGTGGAGCGCGGCAATGCCGCGCATGCGGTTCGACCATTCACCGAAATCAGCGTGGGACTCAGCGATTCGAAATCGTAGGTGGAGTCACATCTTTCGCGCCGCACTGGCGTGCGAAGAACGAGTCTGTGACGGTGAGAATGCATTTCACAGGGAAATGGGGACTTCACTGCCATATCGCCACCGGCAAGGTTGCCGGGCGACGCAAATCGCTAGGACGGCGCCTGGCGGAGGTGGGTTCAGAATAAGCGAACGGCAAGCCCGTTCGTCTGAACCAACACCGCCGACCAAGTACTTACCGCGGCAAACCGCCAAGTAACTTCAACAGCGAGCCACTAGGGACTGAGGTGTGTGCCGCATTCGCCGTTAGACGCCGACGAGAGGGCCTATGACTGGATTCCATTGGTAGATGCGCTCCTCTACGACGACGCCCTGCGTGACGTAAGGATCCTCCGCAAGCAGAGAACGCAGGGCGTCCTCGCTGTCCGCTTTGAATACCAGTAAGGCTCCGGCGCCGTCGACCCAGGCGCCGGCCTCCTGCAGCACGCCTCGGGCAGCCGCATCCTTGACGAAAATCAGATGTTCGGCATGCGCAGCCTCTTTGACCGACGCATCGGTGGTATACGACCAGATCACAGCGAACAAGGCCATGGTTACTCCTCAAACGGGGGAATGAAACGGCTCCGAATATGCGCATGAACTGCACACTCGAAAAGGGTAGAAGTACGGATGAGGTGACTCGTGTCCTATTTCGCGACACTGATTGCTCCATGAGTGGAGGTATTGAACGAATCGGATCTGACCAGCGTGCCGCAACCGTCCGATGAGGTCCTCGAGGGCGGGGATCGCCTGCGAGGTGCTGGGCGCGTCTACCGCCTCGACGTCGAACGGCATCTCAGCGGCGTGGTGCCCATCGATCGAGAAGTTGAGCAAATGTTCACCAGTCGACAAGAACACCGGAGCCATCGCCAAGCCGAAGACGGTCGGAAGCACACCGTTCGGGTGGTGCCAACGGTCGCTGGGAGTCAACGGCTCCTCGAGGATGGTCGTGTTCTTCGCCCGGTTCACCCGCTTGGTGCCGGCACTCAGCGGTGTGATCGCCGCACTGAGGCGGTGCCATAGAGCACATCTACCAGTCCGGCTTCTACCACGAACTCGCCCGCCGCGGTATCGCCACCTTGATGGTCGACTGCCCCGGCAGCCGCGAAGCACTGCGCCTGCAGGGACTCGGGCGGCCGCGTTCGAAAAACGCGGCCGCGCTGTGTGTGGCATGGGGCGCAAACCACGACTGGGGCAAGGTGCAGCGTCGCCGCGTCGACCGGGAAGGTGAACGCCCGGTGCCGCACTACTGGGAACACGTGATGTGGGTCTGGGGTCACGACGACCTGGACGAGTTCCTCGACTTCGCCGACGGCGTCAACCTCGACGGTGTCGTGGAGAACATCACCGTCCCGTTCCTGATCGCACACGGCGAAAACGACCGGCAGATTCCGGTCGAATACGCCCACCGCTCGTACGAGCAGGCCACCGCCAGCCCGAAACAGCAGCTACGGATCTTCACCGCCGAAGAGGGAGGCGCCGAACACGTCGGCCTCGATCACCTGCCGCACGTGAGCGATTTCGTCGCCGAACTCGAACTACCGCATCAGGAGGCCAGGAGCGCTCGGGCGTTCTCGAGCCCCGCCGTGAGAATCTCCTCCACCGCCTGCTCGCCTGTCATCGCTCGCGCCAGCTGCATGCTCGAGATGAGGACAGTCATCAGCCCGACTGCTCGCGTCCTGGCCAGAGTGGGATCAAGGGACCAATCCCTTGCCAGTCGATGCGCAACCTCATCAACGATCGCGGCAACGCCGCGCTGATAGGCCACCCCTACTTCTCCACCCTGCCGCGCGATCTCGTCGAGCAGCGCGGCGGAAGGGCACCCGTTAGCAACGTCATCGCGGTGATCCAGCGACAGGTACCAGCGGACGTAGTCGGTGAGGGCTTCGCGTCCCTCGGGGAGCTGGGTGATGGTGGCGGCCTGTGCTTCGAGCTGGTCAGCGACGACGGCAGCGATGAGATCATCCTTCGATGCGAAATGCGCGTAGAAGGCGCCGTTGGTCAGTCCCGCATCGGACATCAACGCGGTGATGCCGGCACCATCGATCCCGTCACGCTTGAGGCGACGACCCGCTGTCTCAATGATGCGCCGTCGCGTCGCCTCCTTGTGATCACTGCCGTATCTGGCCATCAGAGCATCCCTTCCTCATCCACCTCTTGATTGTATGACGACCATCATATTATGATCGTACTCCAATCAACTTCTGGAGTAACCGTGAGAAATCCGACAACGGCCCTGAGCAACCCGCTCGACCTTCCCTGCGGCCTGCGCCTGCCGAACCGCATCACTAAAGCCGCGATGAGCGAGGCACTCGCCGGCAGCGACAACGCTCCGAACGAGCAGCTGGCACACCTCTACCGACGCTGGGGAAAGGGGGGCTACGGACTGCTCATCACTGGCAACGTCGCAGTGGATCGCACTCAGCTCGGGGAGCCCGGCAACGTCGTCATCGAGGACGACCGCGACCACGATGCCCTGGCTTCGTGGTCCAAGGCCGCCCACGACGGCGGCACACCCATCTTCGTCCAGTTGAATCACCCCGGCCGACAGGCAAACCCACTCAACCTCGGCCACACCCCCGTCGCTCCCAGCGCTGTCGCACTGGCGATGCCTGGCGCGGCGACACCACGCGAACTGACCGACACCGAGATCGAGGACATCGTTGATCGGTTCGCCCGCGCGGCGACCGTATGTGAGGCCGCCGGCTTCGACGGCGTTCAGATCCATGCCGCCCACGGGTATCTCGTCACCCAGTTCCTCTCGCCCCTGGCGAACCTACGCACCGACAAATGGGGCGGCGACCCCGAGCGGCGCAGGCGATTCCTGCTCGAGATCGTCCGCCGCACCCGCAAGGCAGTCAGCCCGGGGTTCGCCGTGAGCGTCAAACTCAACTCGGCTGACTTCCAGAAAGGCGGCTTCACCGAGGCCGAGTCACGCGACGTCGTTGCCGCCCTCGTCAACGAAGGCGTCGACCTCATCGAAATCAGCGGGGGCAACTACGAGTCCCCCGCCATGTCGGGCTCCGCAGCGGCGAGCACCCGCGCTCGCGAGGCGTACTTCCTCGAATACGCAGCGTCCGTCAAGGGCATTGCAGGCCACGTGCCGATCGCCGTCACCGGAGGCTTCCGCACCCACGCGGGCATGGACTCGGCCGTCAGGAGTGGCGAGTGCGACCTCGTGGGCATCGCACGCCCCTCCGCCACCAACCCCGAGGCTGCTGCCGACATCTTCGCCGACGAAGACGCTGAGTTGAAGACACACGAAATCAGCTACGGACTTCGCCCACTCCTGGGTCGTGTTGCCGACCTCAAGCAGCTCGACGGACTTCTCAACATCAGCTGGAACACCGACCAACTGCACCGACTGAGCCGCGGTCAGGAGCCAGATCTCAAGCGCGGCCCGATCAAAACCACTCTGACGATGGTACGGCGCAACGGCCGCTTCACCTTCGGGAAGCGTCGGGGCCTGTGATGAGGTTTCTGCCGAGCCCCAAAACCTATGACCTCCACGGGAAGGTCGTCCTGGTCACCGGCGGTAACGGCGGGATCGGAAGCGCTACAGCCAAAGAACTCCTCCGCAGGGGTGCACGGGTAACCATCGCCGATCTCGCCGCAGACACCCCCGAACGCGCAGCGCGTCTCCACGCCGCTCACGCTCTCGGGGTGATCGCCGACGTACGCCGGCGCGACGAGCTCGCCGCCGCGGTCGCTGCGACTGTGGAGCACTTCGGTCGGGTGGACGTGGTGGTCGCCAATGCCGGACTCCTACCGAAGGCCGCAACTCTTCGCACCACACCAGAGTCCGACGTCGACGCTGCGCTGGCCGTCAACGTGTCGGGGGTCGTCAACACCATTGACGCCGCACTGGAACAGGTACTGGCCAACCGCGGGCAGGTCGTGCTGATTTCATCAGTGTTCGCCTTCGTCAACGGCATGGGCACCATTCCCTACGCCATGAGCAAAGCAGCAGTGGAGCAGCTCGGGCGTGCCCTGCGGATTGAGCTCACCGACGTCGGCGCTTCCGTCCTGACCGCCTACTTCTCCCTGGTCGACACCGCCATGATCAAGCACGGTGTCGACGAGGACCCGGTCGTCCTCGACCTCCTCGGCGCACTCCCCAAAACCTTGATGAAGCGCGTCACACCGACATCGGCAGCCAATGCCATCGCGGACGGGCTCGAACGTCGCACACCCCGCGTGATTCACCCCTCCCGGTGGTCGGCGATCTCGGCTGCACGCGGCGTCATCGGACCGGTGCTCGACAAGAAGCTCACCACAGATCGCACCGTGCTTGACGTCCTGGCTCGCCTTGACCAGCGCGGATCCCAACGACAAACCTCCACCCCGACCACATCACGGAAGAAGATCTCATGACCACCTGGAAAGACGTGCCGACCAGCAGCATCAACGTGGACGGAGTGCGTTACGTCTACCGCGAACTCGGCACCGACACCGACGTTCCGGTGGTCTTCCTACACCACTTCACCGCGGTCCTCGACGACTGGGACCCTCGCGTCATCGACGGCATTGCCGCCCAGCACCGCGTCATCGCCTTCGACAACAGGGGCGTCGGTGGCACCGGCTCCAAGGTGCCCACCGACCTCGAGCAAATGGGTGCCGACGCCATCGCCTTCATCCGGGCACTCGGCCACGGGAAAGTCGACCTCTTCGGCTTCTCCGTGGGCGGAGCCGTGGCTCAGATGATCGCCCTGCAGGCACCCGACCTCGTACGTCGCATGGTCCTTGCCGGCACTGGGCCACGCGGCGGCGGCGGAATCTGGAAGATGCCGTTCATTGTCGGCGGCGCCTACGCCAAGGCGGCACTGGCTCGCAAGGATGCCCGCCACTTCCTCTTCTTCCCCCGCA comes from Rhodococcus oxybenzonivorans and encodes:
- a CDS encoding alpha/beta fold hydrolase; translated protein: MTTWKDVPTSSINVDGVRYVYRELGTDTDVPVVFLHHFTAVLDDWDPRVIDGIAAQHRVIAFDNRGVGGTGSKVPTDLEQMGADAIAFIRALGHGKVDLFGFSVGGAVAQMIALQAPDLVRRMVLAGTGPRGGGGIWKMPFIVGGAYAKAALARKDARHFLFFPRTLEGKKAANAYFDRLAERTNDRDKPISNQARLAQLRAITTGGLHAPDDLSKITAPVFVANGDHDLMVASEHSEDLAERLPNSTITIYPNSGHGGVFQHHETFVPEVLRFLAD